Proteins from a genomic interval of Marmoricola sp. OAE513:
- a CDS encoding PspC domain-containing protein has protein sequence MNYAESTPEPKRLTRATDDKMVAGVCGGLARYFGVDPTLVRVALVIALVVGFPATVIAYLVAWAITPMA, from the coding sequence ATGAACTACGCCGAGAGCACTCCCGAGCCCAAGCGCCTGACCCGCGCGACCGACGACAAGATGGTCGCCGGCGTCTGCGGAGGCCTGGCCCGCTACTTCGGGGTCGACCCCACTCTGGTCCGCGTCGCCCTGGTCATCGCCCTGGTCGTCGGGTTCCCCGCCACCGTGATCGCGTACCTCGTCGCCTGGGCGATCACGCCGATGGCCTGA